Proteins found in one Plasmodium gaboni strain SY75 chromosome 13, whole genome shotgun sequence genomic segment:
- a CDS encoding putative chaperone binding protein: protein MVDDKNKDKSYSKKDEKNNKVDEDKEFDEKVKNMSYDDKVRKVLDLKLEGNNDYKNKNYEIAINKYNEGMKYMKKIENKNEKIKELEIALYLNLSICYSNVEKYNEAYDNITKVLNLDKTNAKGMFRLCQIEFNRCNFDVAKDKIQEFIKIYPDNLEAKKLLKNIILKQNEHNKKQKEAFSKIFEKASGLYDDREKEIMRKKKEKYEKEMKERKEKNEDILKFEEWEILDNEKRIKEDEEKRKEKEKEREKQNEKEKQKQKEMEKKNKNKNDSLMSSSTTNNNSSYLDIDEEDQKIINETKKMGYCYFKKDIKEDDKKFFEKNIPTKIDTTNYENSNTLYNNQNNKAISSWNAAGTTYEEKDMTKWAKNKIEECLKNIHFKNDEDSDSLNLNNQNGNNFSLLNYPDILPIQYLSKIQLNDLKNLSVDAQIVVIRGTKRHIFELSCNLDMTIFINITEFHVHKVLVEIKELSSELEAGKTWKNFITIKKNDKLKIPDNLFNDIYDFVLEKVQDQIKNFTQEYNKM, encoded by the coding sequence atggtTGACGATAAGAATAAGGACAAAAGCTACTCAAAAAAAGAtgagaaaaataataaggtagatgaagataaagaatttgatgaaaaagtaaaaaatatgagTTATGATGATAAAGTAAGAAAAGTATTAGATTTAAAATTAGAAGGaaataatgattataaaaataaaaattatgaaatagctataaataaatataatgaaggaatgaaatatatgaagaaaatagaaaataaaaatgagAAAATTAAAGAGTTAGAAATTgctttatatttaaatttaagTATTTGTTATTCAAATgtagaaaaatataatgaagcttatgataatataacGAAAGTTTTGAATCTAGATAAAACAAATGCAAAAGGTATGTTTAGATTATGTCAGATTGAATTTAATCGTTGTAATTTCGATGTTGCTAAAGATAAAATTCAagaatttattaaaatatatccAGATAATTTAGAAGCCaagaaattattaaagaatattatattaaaacaaaatgaacataataaaaaacaaaaagaagCTTTTTCTAAAATTTTTGAAAAAGCTTCAGGACTTTATGATGATAgagaaaaagaaataatgagaaaaaagaaagaaaaatatgaaaaagaaatgaaagaaagaaaagaaaaaaatgaagatattttaaaatttgAAGAATGGGAAATTTTagataatgaaaaaagaattaaagaagatgaagaaaaaagaaaagaaaaagaaaaagaaagagaaaaacaaaatgaaaaagaaaaacaaaaacaaaaagaaatggaaaaaaaaaataaaaataaaaatgattcATTAATGTCTAGTTCAACaactaataataattcatcTTATTTAGATATAGATGAGGAAGatcaaaaaattattaatgaaactaaaaaaatgggatattgttattttaaaaaagatattaaagaagatgataaaaaattctttgaaaaaaatattccaACAAAAATTGATACAAcaaattatgaaaattcaaatacattatataataatcaaaataataaagcCATATCATCTTGGAATGCAGCAGGAACTAcatatgaagaaaaagatatgACTAAGTGGgcaaaaaataaaatagaagaatgtttaaagaatatacattttaaaaatgatgaagatTCAGATTCTTTAAATCtaaataatcaaaatggaaataatttttcattacTAAATTATCCAGATATTTTACCAATTCAATATTTATCTAAAATACAATTAAATGATCTTAAAAATTTATCTGTTGATGCACAAATAGTTGTTATAAGAGGTACTAAAAGACATATTTTTGAATTGTCATGTAATTTAGATATGACcattttcattaatataaCAGAATTTCATGTACATAAAGTTCTTGTAGAAATTAAAGAACTTTCTAGTGAACTAGAAGCTGGAAAAACATGGAAAAACTTTATTACCATTAAAAAGAATGATAAGTTAAAAATTCCGGATAACCtttttaatgatatatatgatttcGTCTTAGAAAAGGTCCAAGAccaaattaaaaattttacGCAAGagtataataaaatgtaa
- a CDS encoding MSP7-like protein, which produces MKREFFICVTFFFVLLHYISCNKPPRSLSVKSNKDKDELNNIKEKLNSINNSIKDKVLENFKEDIELLKKKVDYLEKRKCDNTAENMQQKGDDDEEDPNEDDEEQDEVEVEQKGIEDKQKESQDEQNEIEDEQKDIVGEESEEYSDNEEEEDVGQNEENNDNEVNELNEVNELNEVSEENEDNGELDVPDDEFVEQSTNENVRNSMIRNSYKDIKSPAQNSSTKLENTPTKLSTQNTKSNPTSNQLITQIQGEESTSKVDNNKNNTNEVKYMYKRCDDVLTELKEKDNVDNNINHSKYNNFKKEFSNFTMNQNEYDLIKKLIITFSQKNVEMKRDSLKEIFLKALDDKKYREVFKNFMYGLCSYAKRHNYLDIEKMEKNEKAYKKVFENTLNLIDTI; this is translated from the coding sequence ATGAAACGTGAATTCTTCATTTGTGttacctttttttttgtgcTTTTACATTATATTTCTTGCAATAAACCACCACGTAGTCTATCTGTGAAATCtaataaagataaagatgaattgaacaatataaaagaaaaattgaattccataaataattctataaaagataaagttcttgaaaattttaaagaagatattgaattattaaaaaaaaaagtagATTATTTGGAAAAGCGGAAATGTGATAACACCGCGGAGAATATGCAACAAAAAGgtgatgatgatgaagaagatCCAAATGAAGATGACGAAGAACAAGATGAAGTAGAAGTGGAACAAAAAGGAATAGAGGATAAACAAAAAGAATCACAGGATGAACAAAACGAAATAGAGGATGAACAAAAAGACATTGTCGGAGAAGAGTCTGAAGAATATTCTgataatgaagaagaagaagatgTAGGACAAAATGAGGAAAATAACGATAATGAAgtaaatgaattaaatgaagtaaatgaattaaatgaagtaagtgaagaaaatgaagataatgGAGAACTAGACGTTCCTGATGATGAATTTGTAGAACAAAGTacaaatgaaaatgtaAGAAATAGCATGATAAGAAATTCttataaagatataaaatCTCCTGCTCAAAACAGTTCAACCAAACTTGAAAACACACCAACGAAATTATCTACACAAAACACAAAATCAAATCCAACTTCTAACCAATTAATAACTCAAATTCAAGGCGAAGAATCAACTTCAAAAgtagataataataaaaataatacaaatgaagttaaatatatgtataaacGTTGTGATGACGTTCTTACtgaattaaaagaaaaggataatgtagataataatataaatcacagtaaatataataatttcaaAAAGGAATTTTCTAATTTTACTATGAATcaaaatgaatatgatttaataaaaaagttGATTATTACCTTTTCTCAAAAAAATGTAGAAATGAAACGAGATTctttaaaagaaatttttttaaaagctttggatgataaaaaataccGTGAagtatttaaaaattttatgtATGGTTTATGTAGTTATGCAAAACGTCATAATTATTTAGATATTgaaaaaatggaaaaaaatgaaaaagcCTATAAAAAAGTATTTGAAAACACGCTTAACTTAATAGATACTATATGA